From Mycolicibacterium nivoides, a single genomic window includes:
- a CDS encoding TetR family transcriptional regulator, giving the protein MARRERIVNAAMSLALQGYDACQIRTVAATAGMSASTVYQYFPSKDDLLLACFFEWLWDFETEYRCGTSNTDPFQRLLQVSLALTGRLCSSPQFAEAMIRPYLYADGAAATQADLVRRQTVRIFVGAVGGENSATREIGAAEILSDVWMSNVAAFAQQRIAVAELSERIARTVGLLKG; this is encoded by the coding sequence ATGGCCCGTCGCGAGCGGATCGTCAATGCCGCGATGTCACTGGCCCTCCAGGGCTACGACGCATGCCAGATCCGCACAGTCGCCGCGACGGCAGGCATGTCCGCCAGCACTGTGTACCAATACTTCCCATCGAAGGACGACCTGCTGCTCGCATGTTTTTTCGAATGGCTGTGGGATTTCGAAACTGAGTATCGTTGCGGCACCAGCAACACGGATCCATTTCAGCGTCTGCTGCAGGTTTCCCTTGCACTCACCGGCAGGCTCTGCTCCTCGCCACAATTCGCCGAAGCCATGATTCGCCCGTACCTCTATGCCGACGGCGCTGCTGCGACCCAGGCCGACCTGGTGCGACGGCAGACCGTTCGGATCTTTGTTGGTGCCGTCGGAGGCGAAAATTCGGCAACGAGGGAGATCGGCGCTGCCGAAATCCTCTCCGACGTCTGGATGTCCAATGTCGCCGCATTCGCTCAGCAGCGCATCGCGGTGGCGGAACTGTCAGAACGGATCGCCCGTACCGTCGGCCTCCTGAAGGGGTAG
- a CDS encoding Rieske 2Fe-2S domain-containing protein → MTTHADADEIRLIEAGSAPTRFARGWHCLGLVRDFGDGKPHQINAFGQKLVVFRGEDGAINVLDGYCRHMGGDLSQGTVKGNEIACPFHDWRWGGDGRCKMVPYSKRTPRLARTAAWPTLEQDGMLFVWNDPERKPPPADVTIPRIEGATSDGWTEWHWYTTVVNTNCREIIDNVVDMAHFFYIHGSLPTHFKNIFEGQVATQYMKSAGRPDIGDPEGSKLLGTTSLAAYHGPSFMIDDLTYHYQEFDQRTVLINCHYPIDANSFVLQYGIVVEKNAAMPEELAMETAIALGDFVKMGFEQDVEIWRNKTRIDNPLLVEEDGPVYQLRRWYEQFYVDAADVAPDMVDRFEFELDTTRPYEAWMREVEANLAARTAAAGPVG, encoded by the coding sequence ATGACGACGCACGCAGATGCCGACGAGATTCGATTGATCGAGGCCGGTTCGGCACCCACCAGATTCGCCCGAGGCTGGCACTGCCTGGGGTTGGTGCGCGATTTCGGTGATGGAAAGCCGCACCAGATCAACGCCTTCGGGCAGAAGCTGGTGGTGTTCCGGGGGGAGGATGGCGCCATCAACGTGCTCGACGGGTACTGCCGGCACATGGGCGGAGACCTGTCGCAGGGAACGGTGAAGGGCAACGAGATCGCCTGCCCGTTCCACGATTGGCGCTGGGGTGGCGACGGCCGCTGCAAGATGGTGCCCTACAGCAAGCGCACCCCGCGATTGGCGCGAACCGCGGCCTGGCCCACGCTGGAGCAGGACGGCATGCTGTTCGTCTGGAATGACCCCGAGCGCAAGCCGCCGCCGGCGGATGTGACTATTCCGCGCATCGAGGGGGCCACCAGCGACGGTTGGACCGAATGGCACTGGTACACCACGGTCGTCAACACAAACTGCCGCGAGATCATCGACAACGTCGTCGACATGGCGCATTTCTTCTACATCCACGGTTCGCTTCCCACGCACTTCAAGAACATTTTCGAAGGTCAAGTCGCGACTCAGTACATGAAGAGTGCGGGCCGACCGGATATCGGCGACCCCGAGGGGTCCAAGCTGCTCGGCACCACCTCACTGGCCGCCTACCATGGTCCGTCGTTCATGATCGACGATCTGACCTATCACTACCAGGAGTTCGATCAGCGCACGGTCCTGATCAACTGCCACTACCCGATCGACGCCAATTCTTTTGTGTTGCAGTACGGCATCGTGGTGGAGAAGAACGCGGCGATGCCGGAGGAACTCGCCATGGAGACCGCGATCGCGCTCGGCGACTTCGTCAAGATGGGATTCGAACAGGACGTCGAGATCTGGCGCAACAAGACCCGGATCGACAATCCGCTACTGGTCGAAGAGGACGGCCCGGTGTATCAGCTGAGGCGCTGGTACGAGCAGTTCTATGTCGATGCGGCGGACGTCGCGCCGGACATGGTGGACCGCTTTGAGTTCGAGCTGGACACCACCCGCCCGTACGAGGCCTGGATGAGGGAAGTCGAAGCCAATCTGGCTGCCCGGACCGCGGCCGCCGGCCCGGTGGGGTGA
- a CDS encoding 3-ketosteroid-delta-1-dehydrogenase — translation MTATTHKTIPAGLTVAAIDVDLLVVGSGTGLAAALAAHEQGLSVLVVEKSSYVGGSTARSGGALWLPSSPVIEDCGGNDPVSRAHTYLESVVGDSAPQERSAAYLDNLPATVEMLRRTTPMKLFWAKEYSDYHPEAPGGSAAGRTCECRPFNTAVLGEYLADLRPGVMEVKIPMPTTGADYRWLNLMSRVPRKGLPTIAKRLAQGIGGLALGRRYAAGGQALAAGLFAGAIRAGIPIWLDTSLTELITDGGRVTGAVVEHGDKTFTVTARRGVVLAAGGFDHHMDMRHKFQSESLGSNLSLGAESNTGDAIRLGQDVGADITLMDQSWWFPAVAPLPGAAPAVMLAERSLPGSFIVDHSGHRFANESADYMSFGQRVLELEKAGTPVEDMWIVFDQQYRNSYVFAAELFPRMPIPQTWYDAGIAVRADNFTELAAKMRVPEDSFSATVRRFNENSFAGEDPDFERGRSAYDRYYGDPTVTPNPNLRPLVKGPFYAVKMVLSDLGTCGGLRADARARVLREDGTVIDGLYAIGNTAANAFGNTYPGAGATIAQGLVYGYIAALDAAGR, via the coding sequence GTGACCGCCACCACCCACAAGACCATTCCCGCCGGGCTGACCGTTGCCGCCATCGACGTCGACCTTCTCGTCGTCGGATCCGGTACCGGCCTGGCCGCCGCCCTGGCAGCCCACGAACAGGGGTTGTCCGTTCTCGTCGTCGAGAAGTCGTCCTACGTCGGCGGCTCGACGGCCCGATCCGGTGGAGCGCTCTGGTTGCCGTCGAGCCCGGTGATCGAGGACTGCGGCGGCAACGACCCCGTGTCTCGGGCACACACGTACCTGGAATCGGTCGTCGGGGATTCCGCGCCACAGGAGCGTTCCGCCGCATACCTCGACAACCTGCCGGCAACGGTCGAAATGTTGCGCCGAACCACGCCCATGAAGCTGTTCTGGGCCAAGGAGTACTCCGACTATCACCCCGAGGCACCCGGTGGATCGGCGGCAGGGCGCACTTGTGAATGTCGCCCGTTCAACACGGCTGTGCTCGGCGAGTACCTGGCCGACCTGCGGCCCGGTGTCATGGAAGTCAAGATTCCGATGCCGACCACGGGTGCCGACTACCGCTGGCTGAACCTGATGAGCCGGGTGCCACGAAAAGGGCTGCCCACCATCGCCAAACGACTTGCCCAGGGCATCGGCGGGCTCGCGCTCGGCAGGCGCTACGCCGCCGGCGGCCAGGCGCTGGCCGCGGGCCTGTTCGCCGGAGCAATTCGTGCCGGGATCCCGATCTGGCTCGACACCTCACTGACCGAGCTGATCACCGACGGAGGCCGAGTCACCGGCGCCGTCGTCGAGCATGGCGACAAGACGTTCACCGTCACCGCGCGGCGTGGTGTCGTGCTCGCGGCCGGCGGCTTCGATCACCACATGGACATGCGCCACAAGTTCCAATCCGAGTCTCTGGGCAGCAATCTCAGCCTGGGTGCAGAATCCAACACCGGCGACGCCATCCGGTTGGGCCAGGATGTCGGTGCCGACATCACTTTGATGGATCAATCCTGGTGGTTTCCCGCCGTCGCCCCACTACCGGGCGCCGCCCCAGCGGTGATGCTCGCCGAACGATCGCTGCCCGGGTCGTTCATCGTCGACCACTCCGGTCACCGGTTCGCCAACGAATCGGCCGACTACATGAGCTTCGGGCAACGCGTCCTGGAGCTCGAAAAAGCCGGTACGCCGGTCGAAGACATGTGGATCGTGTTCGACCAGCAGTACCGCAACAGCTACGTCTTTGCCGCCGAACTGTTTCCGCGCATGCCGATACCTCAGACCTGGTATGACGCCGGAATCGCCGTCAGGGCAGATAATTTCACCGAACTGGCAGCCAAGATGCGTGTGCCCGAGGACAGCTTCTCGGCCACCGTCAGGCGATTCAACGAGAACTCCTTCGCCGGAGAGGATCCCGACTTCGAACGCGGCCGCAGTGCCTACGACCGCTACTACGGCGACCCCACGGTCACACCTAACCCGAACCTGCGCCCGCTGGTCAAAGGCCCGTTCTACGCAGTCAAGATGGTGCTCAGCGACCTGGGTACGTGCGGCGGTCTGCGAGCCGACGCCCGTGCACGCGTGCTTCGCGAGGACGGCACCGTCATCGACGGGCTCTACGCGATCGGCAACACCGCTGCCAACGCATTCGGCAACACCTATCCCGGCGCCGGGGCGACCATCGCCCAAGGGTTGGTCTACGGGTACATCGCCGCACTCGACGCGGCAGGAAGGTAA